In the Ruminococcus sp. OA3 genome, one interval contains:
- the iolG gene encoding inositol 2-dehydrogenase: MKKVRIGIVGLGRLGRAHANNLAFGVPAAELVAACSVVPAELEYAKNELGVAKTYADFGEMCQDPDIDAVVIVSPSTFHPEQISLALKAGKHIFCEKPLAVTLDECYATEKEVEQYPDLVFMLGFMRRYDPSYAYAKKKIDEGAIGKPYLVKATGVDPDADAESLLDSGYVPKSGGIMMDMASHDIDLMRWFLGDDPEEVYAIGSTVKHPRFTEQGDVETACATFSFKNGAMGQLHVGRAAVHGYHIETEIIGTEGSIRVSPVPAKNLAVMYDKHGVVQECVRNFPERFQQAYVEEMKEFVDCVQNGKKPGVVVHDGTAATQICEAAQKALVTKGVVKI; the protein is encoded by the coding sequence ATGAAGAAAGTAAGAATTGGTATTGTTGGGTTGGGAAGACTTGGACGAGCACATGCGAACAATCTGGCGTTCGGTGTACCGGCGGCTGAATTGGTTGCAGCCTGCTCTGTTGTACCGGCGGAACTTGAGTATGCAAAAAATGAACTGGGTGTGGCGAAAACATATGCTGATTTCGGTGAGATGTGTCAGGATCCGGACATCGACGCAGTCGTGATCGTATCCCCGTCCACCTTCCATCCGGAGCAGATTTCACTGGCATTAAAAGCCGGAAAACATATCTTCTGTGAGAAACCGCTTGCCGTTACACTCGATGAATGCTACGCAACAGAAAAGGAAGTGGAGCAGTATCCCGATCTCGTATTTATGCTCGGTTTCATGCGCAGATATGATCCGTCCTACGCATATGCAAAAAAGAAAATCGATGAAGGTGCTATCGGAAAACCTTACCTTGTAAAGGCTACCGGTGTTGACCCGGATGCAGATGCCGAGAGCTTACTGGACAGCGGATACGTTCCGAAGAGCGGAGGTATCATGATGGATATGGCAAGCCATGACATTGACTTGATGCGCTGGTTCCTGGGTGACGACCCGGAAGAGGTATACGCGATCGGAAGCACAGTAAAACATCCAAGATTTACAGAGCAGGGCGATGTTGAAACAGCATGCGCTACCTTCTCCTTTAAGAATGGGGCTATGGGACAGCTTCATGTAGGCAGAGCGGCAGTACATGGTTATCATATCGAGACAGAGATCATCGGAACAGAGGGAAGTATCCGTGTCAGCCCGGTTCCGGCTAAGAATCTTGCAGTAATGTATGACAAACACGGTGTTGTTCAGGAGTGTGTACGCAACTTCCCGGAACGTTTCCAGCAGGCATACGTTGAGGAGATGAAAGAATTCGTAGACTGTGTACAGAACGGAAAGAAACCCGGTGTTGTCGTACATGACGGAACAGCTGCAACACAGATCTGTGAAGCAGCACAGAAAGCACTGGTGACAAAGGGCGTTGTTAAAATCTGA
- the greA gene encoding transcription elongation factor GreA has translation MKNQLTEQDVKKIQEEIEHRKLVVRKEALEAVKEARAHGDLSENFEYHAAKKDKNRNESRIRYLERLLKTSEIVRDNSGEDEVGLNNTVKLYFEDDDETETFKLVTSIRGNSLDGKISTESPIGRAILGHKAGERVFVRVNDTAGYHVVIQQIEKTSDEDNDKIRSF, from the coding sequence ATGAAAAATCAACTGACTGAGCAGGATGTAAAAAAGATCCAGGAGGAAATCGAACACCGGAAACTTGTCGTTCGGAAAGAGGCACTGGAGGCGGTGAAAGAAGCCCGGGCCCACGGGGACCTGAGTGAAAATTTCGAGTACCATGCCGCCAAAAAGGATAAAAACCGCAACGAAAGCAGAATCCGGTATCTGGAACGTCTGCTGAAAACTTCAGAGATTGTCAGGGATAATTCCGGGGAGGACGAAGTGGGGCTGAACAATACGGTGAAGCTGTACTTTGAAGATGATGATGAGACGGAGACTTTTAAGCTGGTGACTTCCATACGGGGAAATTCTCTGGATGGAAAAATCAGCACAGAATCGCCAATCGGGAGAGCCATACTGGGACATAAGGCCGGAGAGCGGGTCTTTGTCAGGGTAAATGATACTGCTGGCTATCACGTTGTGATTCAGCAGATTGAGAAAACAAGTGATGAGGATAACGATAAGATAAGAAGCTTTTAG
- a CDS encoding endonuclease/exonuclease/phosphatase family protein yields the protein MKKKIWITAAAVLGVFVLGFAALATYLTVTEYKPDDQERVKQSGMGTKTIKEGDSLGVLTFNIGYGALDKAHDFFMDGGKTVNVESRKVVLDNMQGIADTIYDIKADVVFLQEVDRDSRRSYYLDEANYLMEANPGYAMTYAANFRCRYVPYPVPTIGKVEGGLTTLNSYGGEESTRISLPTSFKWPVRVAQLKRCLLVERVRLEDSDKELVLVNLHLEAYDDGTGKEAQTKVLFDFLQSEYEKGNYCIAGGDFNQTFDGAGETEYPLNNDKYFKPGRIDTSALGEGWNFVNDTSVPTSRLLNEPYDPKSENTQYYVIDGFILSPNVKLEGVKTLERGFTYSDHNPVMVKATLTQTKSGDEE from the coding sequence ATGAAAAAAAAGATATGGATCACCGCGGCAGCGGTACTTGGAGTCTTTGTGCTGGGTTTTGCAGCACTTGCCACGTATCTCACGGTTACAGAATATAAGCCGGACGATCAGGAGCGGGTAAAACAGAGCGGAATGGGGACAAAGACGATCAAAGAAGGAGACAGCCTGGGGGTGCTGACTTTTAACATCGGATATGGTGCGCTGGATAAAGCGCATGATTTTTTTATGGACGGCGGAAAGACCGTAAATGTTGAATCACGAAAGGTTGTACTTGACAACATGCAGGGGATCGCTGACACGATTTACGATATAAAAGCAGATGTTGTCTTTCTGCAGGAGGTTGACCGGGATTCCAGGCGTTCTTACTATCTGGATGAGGCAAATTACCTGATGGAGGCAAATCCGGGATATGCAATGACATATGCGGCGAACTTCAGGTGCCGGTATGTACCGTATCCTGTCCCCACAATTGGGAAAGTCGAGGGCGGGCTCACAACATTAAACAGTTACGGGGGTGAGGAAAGCACACGGATCTCACTTCCCACCTCATTTAAGTGGCCCGTGCGCGTGGCGCAGCTGAAACGCTGTCTGCTGGTGGAGCGGGTTCGGCTGGAAGATTCGGACAAAGAGCTGGTACTGGTGAATCTGCACCTGGAGGCGTATGACGACGGAACGGGAAAAGAAGCTCAGACGAAAGTGCTGTTTGATTTTCTGCAAAGCGAGTATGAAAAAGGAAATTACTGTATTGCGGGAGGCGATTTTAATCAGACGTTTGATGGTGCCGGAGAAACGGAATATCCATTGAACAACGATAAGTATTTTAAACCAGGACGCATCGATACTTCGGCGCTGGGTGAGGGGTGGAACTTTGTTAATGATACGTCAGTTCCGACCTCGCGTCTCCTGAACGAACCTTACGATCCGAAATCTGAAAATACACAGTATTACGTGATCGACGGTTTTATACTCTCACCGAACGTAAAGCTGGAAGGGGTGAAGACTCTGGAGCGGGGCTTTACGTATTCTGACCATAACCCTGTTATGGTGAAAGCAACATTGACGCAGACAAAAAGTGGAGACGAAGAATGA
- a CDS encoding DUF3786 domain-containing protein, translated as MAEYQDNYEKVREDWKKKAVTWDYKERYHALGLTGYSEHGKLPVTYYGKKYEIDRETGSITDAVNPDQVPDFFTLMDIYHLFYYSKEKPVLSGHWVAFQDVPRASVFTKAFFEQTVNPFARVFSGRLHELLGAGEKLGFERIRYSDAGFQAMAFSCLPIRFLFWDGDEEFPAKANVLFDANITDFMHEETVVMVASDGLKRLTEAADPGKEAPMNRSYRGWVKN; from the coding sequence GTGGCGGAATATCAGGATAATTATGAAAAAGTCCGGGAGGACTGGAAGAAAAAGGCGGTAACCTGGGATTATAAGGAAAGGTATCACGCACTTGGCCTCACGGGTTATTCGGAGCATGGAAAACTGCCCGTCACTTACTATGGAAAAAAATATGAGATCGACCGGGAAACTGGAAGCATCACGGATGCAGTGAATCCAGATCAGGTCCCTGATTTTTTCACACTGATGGACATTTACCATTTGTTTTACTATTCCAAAGAAAAACCGGTGCTGTCCGGACATTGGGTGGCGTTTCAGGATGTACCGCGTGCAAGCGTGTTCACGAAGGCATTTTTTGAACAGACGGTAAATCCGTTTGCCCGTGTGTTCAGTGGCAGGCTTCACGAGCTTCTGGGAGCGGGGGAAAAACTGGGATTTGAAAGAATCCGTTATTCGGATGCAGGATTTCAGGCGATGGCATTTTCCTGCCTGCCGATCCGCTTTCTGTTCTGGGACGGCGATGAAGAATTTCCGGCAAAGGCAAATGTGTTGTTTGATGCCAATATCACGGATTTCATGCATGAGGAGACCGTTGTCATGGTCGCATCTGACGGCCTGAAGCGCTTGACGGAGGCTGCAGATCCGGGAAAAGAGGCACCAATGAACCGTTCGTACCGGGGCTGGGTGAAGAACTGA
- a CDS encoding YbaK/EbsC family protein — translation MALEKVKEYFRQYGMEERVQEFEVSSATVELAAQAVGCEPERIAKTLSFKVDDGCVLIVTAGDAKIDNSKFKGTFHTKAKMLTPGEVENMVGHSVGGVCPFAVNREVEVCLDESLKRFETVFPACGSSSSAIELTIPELEKHSGYSKWVDVCKNWE, via the coding sequence ATGGCATTAGAAAAGGTAAAAGAATATTTCAGGCAGTATGGTATGGAAGAGAGAGTGCAGGAGTTTGAGGTATCATCAGCGACGGTCGAACTGGCGGCGCAGGCTGTCGGCTGCGAACCGGAAAGAATCGCGAAGACCCTTTCTTTTAAAGTTGACGACGGGTGTGTGCTGATCGTGACAGCAGGAGATGCGAAAATTGACAACAGCAAGTTTAAAGGGACCTTTCATACCAAGGCAAAAATGCTTACGCCCGGGGAAGTGGAGAATATGGTCGGACATTCCGTCGGAGGGGTCTGCCCGTTTGCAGTCAACAGAGAGGTCGAGGTGTGTCTCGATGAGTCGTTGAAAAGGTTTGAGACAGTTTTCCCCGCATGCGGGAGCAGCAGCAGTGCGATTGAGCTGACGATCCCAGAGCTTGAGAAACATTCAGGTTATTCAAAATGGGTGGATGTCTGTAAAAACTGGGAATAA